From a single Candidatus Binatia bacterium genomic region:
- a CDS encoding DNA gyrase subunit A, whose product MAEEQRIGKVIPIELEDEMRRSYIDYAMSVIVDRALPDVRDGLKPVQRRILYVMNELNLRPDRPHKKSAAVVGEVMGKYHPHGDAPIYEAMVRMAQDFSYRYPLVDGHGNYGSVDGDPPAAMRYTEARLSAIAMEMLRDIDKQTVDFVPNYDGTQQQPVVLPARIPNLLINGASGIAVGMATNVPPHNLGEIVDALVLLIDRPDASDEELLAVVKGPDFPTGGIIMGVQGIRDAYLTGRGHIRVRARLATEPMGGGRVRIVVTELPYMVNKATLIAKIADLVRERRIEGITEVRDESDREGLRIAIELRRDAQPQVIINRLLKHTQLEDTYGVIMLALVDGTPQVLTLRQA is encoded by the coding sequence ATGGCCGAGGAGCAGCGGATCGGCAAGGTCATCCCCATCGAACTCGAGGACGAGATGCGGCGCTCCTACATCGACTACGCGATGAGCGTCATCGTCGACCGCGCGCTGCCCGACGTGCGCGACGGCCTCAAGCCGGTCCAGCGCCGCATCCTCTACGTGATGAACGAGCTCAACCTCCGTCCGGACCGTCCCCACAAGAAGTCGGCGGCCGTCGTGGGCGAGGTGATGGGGAAGTACCACCCCCACGGGGATGCGCCCATCTACGAGGCCATGGTGCGCATGGCCCAGGACTTCTCGTATCGCTATCCGCTGGTCGACGGGCACGGCAACTACGGCAGCGTCGATGGCGATCCGCCGGCGGCCATGCGCTACACCGAGGCGCGCCTGTCCGCCATCGCCATGGAGATGCTGCGGGACATCGACAAGCAGACCGTCGACTTCGTCCCCAACTACGACGGCACGCAGCAGCAGCCGGTGGTCCTGCCCGCCCGCATCCCCAACCTGCTCATCAACGGGGCCTCGGGCATCGCCGTCGGGATGGCGACCAACGTGCCCCCCCACAACCTGGGTGAGATCGTCGACGCCCTGGTGCTGCTCATCGACCGGCCCGACGCCAGCGACGAGGAGTTGCTCGCCGTCGTCAAGGGGCCCGACTTTCCCACGGGTGGCATCATCATGGGGGTCCAGGGCATCCGCGACGCCTATCTGACCGGACGGGGCCACATCCGGGTGCGGGCCCGCCTGGCGACCGAGCCCATGGGGGGCGGCCGGGTCCGCATCGTCGTCACGGAGCTGCCCTACATGGTCAACAAGGCCACCCTCATCGCCAAGATCGCTGACCTGGTGCGGGAACGGCGCATCGAGGGCATCACGGAGGTGCGCGACGAGTCGGATCGGGAGGGGCTGCGGATCGCCATCGAGCTGCGGCGCGACGCGCAGCCCCAGGTGATCATCAACCGGCTGCTCAAGCACACCCAGCTGGAGGATACCTACGGCGTCATCATGCTGGCGCTGGTCGACGGCACCCCCCAGGTGCTGACGCTGCGCCAGGCG